The proteins below come from a single Drosophila busckii strain San Diego stock center, stock number 13000-0081.31 chromosome X, ASM1175060v1, whole genome shotgun sequence genomic window:
- the LOC108606884 gene encoding uncharacterized protein LOC108606884: protein MSATMTNLAAVVKEAKDEEIEVPKSHDFFESRTFKLLTLMLYMGGVSGMGLSLAVYYLFIWDSRMPPLPVFKHTHPIG from the coding sequence ATGTCGGCGACAATGACCAATCTGGCCGCCGTGGTCAAGGAGGCAAAGGATGAGGAAATCGAAGTGCCCAAATCGCACGACTTCTTCGAGTCGAGAACCTTCAAGCTGCTGACATTAATGCTCTATATGGGCGGCGTTAGCGGCATGGGCCTGTCGCTGGCGGTTTACTATCTGTTCATCTGGGATTCGCGCATGCCGCCGCTGCCCGTGTTCAAGCACACGCATCCCATTGGCTag
- the LOC108604917 gene encoding uncharacterized protein LOC108604917, whose translation MSADVSASTPEAEQQQQPPPPTFFESKTFRLISIAIYLSGISGLGMMLALYYLSFFDSRMPEIHFKFPVSIGGQPVQKVHEYQ comes from the coding sequence ATGAGCGCGGATGTGAGCGCGTCAACTCCGgaggcagagcagcagcagcagccgccgcctcCAACGTTCTTTGAGTCAAAAACGTTTCGTTTAATCTCCATTGCAATCTATTTGAGCGGCATCAGTGGTCTGGGCATGATGCTGGCCCTCTACTATCTCAGCTTCTTTGATTCGCGCATGCCGGAAATTCATTTCAAGTTTCCCGTCTCCATTGGCGGACAGCCCGTGCAGAAAGTGCACGAGTACCAGTAA
- the LOC108606882 gene encoding synaptic vesicle 2-related protein, with protein MDNNGYVIDCAEMNGGGGGGGKPTQREYSFEEAISMTGVGRFHYKLLLICGLCFMAVMVEIMGVSLIMPLVKCELQATLEQQGILASSAFLGVVLSSHAMGFLADTMGRVVLLRYALALSLLSSIVSAFAVNIWMLIVFRFLTGFFISGGQACVFSLCGEFHGQQSRVRHVTLLSCFMCLAMIFAPAVAIGILPLQFEGTLLGLELYSWRIFLLTDLTIILLALLGLCTLPETPKYQLVQGQPELALETMRRIYAENSGLPASAYPVQRLALQSGGASLSSVHGFVDAVRLIWQQTVPLFKRCRLAHTLNICFIQFAIYGIAQGIFMWFPTILNALSTPQAQHQLLCTVLEGMSPNKTEAAADQLCTAQVDTSTYQVMIIIGAFFTLLYLVFAYTIDYLGKRNLLMAWMVLTMICLVALHWMHQFALLVIGITIVMAIGNCGGLVSTIAMEFYPTQFNAMGLCFIMMVGRLGAVVGSNILGPLLLNSCDVTFWALLGVVVALCCMSYFLPDQWTWRSRSKANEKPQLTLSGK; from the exons gtggtggtggtggtggggggAAGCCCACGCAGCGCGAGTACAGCTTCGAGGAGGCCATCAGCATGACGGGCGTGGGTCGGTTTCActacaagctgctgctgatctgcGGGCTGTGCTTCATGGCCGTCATGGTGGAGATTATGGGCGTGAGTCTGATAATGCCGCTGGTCAAGTGCGAGCTGCAGGCAACGCTGGAGCAGCAGGGCATACTCGCCTCGTCGGCGTTTCTGGGCGTGGTCTTGAGCTCGCATGCCATGGGCTTCCTGGCGGACACCATGGGTCGAGTGGTGCTGCTCCGCTATGCGCTGGCCCTCAGTCTGTTGTCGTCCATTGTGTCGGCGTTTGCGGTGAACATTTGGATGCTGATTGTGTTTCGCTTCCTCACCGGCTTCTTCATCTCGGGCGGCCAGGCGTGCGTGTTCAGCTTGTGCGGCGAGTTCCATGGCCAGCAGTCCCGCGTGCGCCATGTCACGTTGCTCTCCTGCTTCATGTGCCTGGCCATGATCTTTGCGCCAG CCGTTGCCATTGGCATTTTGCCGCTGCAATTTGAGGGCACACTGCTCGGCCTGGAGCTGTACTCGTGGCGCATTTTTCTGCTCACAGACTTGACCATTAtactgctggcgctgctgggGCTCTGCACGCTGCCCGAGACGCCCAAGTATCAGCTGGTGCAGGGTCAGCCCGAGCTGGCGCTGGAGACAATGCGACGCATCTATGCTGAGAACTCGGGACTGCCGGCGTCGGCGTATCCGGTGCAGCGCCTGGCCTTGCAGTCAGGTGGCGCCAGTTTGTCCAGTGTGCATGGCTTTGTGGATGCAGTGCGTCTCATCTGGCAGCAAACGGTGCCGCTCTTCAAGCGCTGCCGTCTCGCCCACACGCTCAACATTTGCTTCATACAATTCGCCATCTATGGCATTGCCCAGGGCATCTTCATGTGGTTCCCCACCATCCTCAATGCCCTGAGCACTCCCCAAGCTCAGCACCAACTGCTCTGCACTGTGCTCGAGGGCATGTCGCCCAACAAGACGGAGGCAGCCGCCGATCAGCTATGCACCGCCCAAGTGGACACCAGCACCTACCAGGTGATGATCATCATTGGCGCCTTCTTCACCCTGCTCTATCTGGTCTTTGCCTACACCATTGACTATCTCGGCAAGCGCAATTTGCTCA TGGCCTGGATGGTATTGACGATGATCTGTTTGGTGGCCTTGCATTGGATGCATCAGTTCGCTCTGCTGGTGATTGGCATCACCATCGTCATGGCCATTGGCAATTGTGGCGGCCTGGTTAGCACCATTGCCATGGAGTTCTATCCGACGCAGTTCAATGCCATGGGCCTGTGCTTCATTATGATGGTGGGTCGACTGGGCGCCGTTGTGGGCAGCAACATACTCGGCCCGCTGCTGCTTAACAGTTGCGATGTGACCTTTTGGGCGTTGCTGGGCGTGGTCGTGGCGCTCTGCTGTATGTCATACTTTCTGCCCGACCAGTGGACCTGGCGCTCTCGCTCCAAGGCTAACGAAAAGCCGCAGCTAACATTAAGCGGCAAATAA
- the LOC108606994 gene encoding farnesol dehydrogenase — MERWSNRVAVVTGASSGIGAACCKDLVAKGMVVVGLARREQRLEELKAALPADQAKRFHFHKCDVSVEQEVLDAFAWVDKTLGGADVLINNAGIARHVNVLDAGNSADLRAVIDTNLMGVSWCTREAFQSQQRRKVTDGHIVIINSILGHHVPAMPKATLNLYPASKYALTALTEVLRQEFNDKGTKTKITSISPGVVDTEIISDQARKFLPLSSLLRAEDVADAVSYCIQTPPNVQIHELTIKPVGESF; from the exons atgGAACGTTGGTCGAATCGCGTGGCTGTCGTCACTGGTGCTAGCTCTGGGATTGGAGCTGCCTGCTGCAAGGATTTGGTGGCCAAGGGCATGGTCGTGGTGGGTTTGGCGCGCCGTGAGCAGCGCCTGGAGGAGCTGAAGGCTGCGCTGCCAGCGGATCAGGCCAAGCGCTTTCACTTCCACAAGTGCGATGTGAGCGTGGAGCAAGAGGTGCTGGATGCCTTTGCCTGGGTGGACAAAACACTTGGCGGCGCCGATGTGCTGATCAACAATGCGGGCATTGCTCGTCATGTGAATGTTTTGGATGCGGGCAACAGCGCGGATCTGCGCGCTGTTATCGACACCAATCTTATGGGCGTGTCGTGGTGCACACGTGAGGCGTtccagtcgcagcagcgccgcAAGGTTACGGATGGCCATATAGTCATCATCAATAGTATACTGGGTCATCATGTGCCGGCCATGCCCAAGGCCACCTTGAACTTGTATCCAGCAAGCAAATATGCATTGACTGCTTTGACCGAAGTGCTGCGTCAGGAGTTCAACGACAAGGGCACCAAGACAAAGATTACG AGCATTAGCCCCGGCGTTGTGGATACGGAAATTATATCGGACCAAGCGCGTAAATTTTTGCCCCTTTCATCGCTTTTGCGTGCTGAGGATGTCGCCGATGCCGTGAGCTACTGCATCCAAACCCCGCCCAATGTGCAAATACACGAGCTGACCATCAAGCCTGTGGGCGAAAGCTTCTAA
- the LOC108606996 gene encoding farnesol dehydrogenase — translation MERWTNRVAVVTGASSGIGAACCKDLVAKGMVVVGLARREQRLEELKAALPADQAKRFHFHKCDVSVEQEVLDTFAWVDKTLGGADVLINNAGIARQADVTDAGNSADMRAIVETNLLGVAWCTREAFQSMERRKVMDGHVVIVNSIAGHKVPNVPGFKLNMYPATKFGITALTETLRQEFNNKGTKTKITSISPGAVDTEIISGDTKSLFPNMPLLRSEDVADAISYCIQTPPNVQIHELTIKPVGEPF, via the exons ATGGAACGTTGGACGAATCGCGTGGCTGTTGTCACTGGAGCTAGCTCTGGAATTGGAGCTGCCTGCTGCAAGGATTTGGTGGCCAAGGGCATGGTCGTGGTGGGTTTGGCGCGCCGTGAGCAGCGCCTGGAGGAGCTGAAGGCTGCGCTGCCAGCGGATCAGGCCAAGCGCTTTCACTTCCACAAGTGCGATGTGAGCGTGGAGCAAGAGGTGCTGGATACCTTTGCCTGGGTGGACAAAACACTTGGCGGCGCCGATGTGCTGATCAACAATGCGGGCATTGCTCGTCAGGCAGATGTTACTGATGCTGGGAATAGCGCTGATATGCGTGCCATAGTGGAGACAAATCTGTTGGGCGTGGCTTGGTGCACACGCGAGGCATTCCAATCGATGGAGCGCCGCAAGGTCATGGATGGCCATGTGGTGATTGTCAATAGCATTGCTGGACATAAGGTGCCCAATGTGCCGGGCTTTAAGCTGAATATGTATCCTGCTACTAAATTTGGCATTACCGCTCTAACCGAAACTTTGCGTCAAGAGTTTAATAACAAGGGCACCAAAACAAAGATAACG AGCATTAGCCCCGGAGCTGTGGACACTGAAATTATCTCTGGTGATACCAAAAGCTTGTTTCCCAACATGCCTCTATTGCGTTCCGAGGATGTTGCCGATGCCATCAGCTACTGCATTCAAACCCCACCCAATGTGCAAATACACGAGCTGACCATCAAGCCAGTGGGCGAGCCTTtctaa
- the LOC108606997 gene encoding farnesol dehydrogenase: MNRWLNRVAVVTGASSGIGAACCKDLVAKGMIVVGLARREQRLQELKAALPAEQAKRFHFHKCDVSVEQEVVDAFAWVDATLGGADVLINNAGVLRQTYIVDAGNSADLRAMVETNVLGVSWCTREAFQSLQRRQINDGHVIIINSIVGHKIPVLPGQSLNMYPPSKHAVTALTEVLRQEFNSKGTKTKITSISPGAVDTEIFSDAAKQQIADMPMLRSEDIADAITYCIQTPPNVQIHELTIKPVGEIF; this comes from the exons ATGAATCGCTGGTTGAATCGCGTGGCTGTCGTCACAGGCGCTAGCTCCGGCATTGGAGCTGCCTGCTGCAAGGATTTGGTGGCCAAGGGCATGATCGTGGTGGGTTTGGCGCGCCGTGAGCAGCGCCTGCAGGAGCTGAAGGCTGCGCTGCCAGCGGAGCAGGCCAAGCGCTTTCACTTCCACAAGTGTGATGTGAGCGTGGAGCAAGAGGTGGTCGACGCCTTTGCCTGGGTGGACGCCACGCTCGGCGGTGCCGATGTGCTGATCAACAATGCGGGCGTTCTGCGCCAGACGTACATTGTGGATGCGGGCAACAGTGCGGATTTGCGCGCCATGGTGGAGACCAATGTGCTGGGCGTTTCCTGGTGCACGCGCGAGGCGTTCCAGTCGCTACAGCGTCGACAGATCAATGATGGCCATGtgatcatcatcaacagcattGTGGGTCACAAGATTCCAGTGCTGCCCGGCCAAAGCTTAAACATGTACCCACCCTCCAAGCATGCGGTCACCGCTCTCACCGAGGTGCTGCGCCAAGAGTTCAACAGCAAAGGCACAAAAACAAAGATCACA AGCATCAGCCCCGGCGCTGTGGACACCGAGATCTTCTCTGATGCCGCCAAGCAACAGATTGCTGACATGCCCATGCTGCGCTCCGAGGACATAGCCGATGCCATCACCTATTGCATTCAAACGCCACCCAATGTGCAAATACATGAGCTGACCATTAAGCCAGTGGGCGAGATTTTCTAG